In the Prochlorococcus sp. MIT 1307 genome, one interval contains:
- a CDS encoding outer membrane beta-barrel protein — protein MSITSKVVSLCTGIFLTTTASPTLADVLPSNGSANKDDDKGFYLTVGVGYHHLQNEKAKAGPDSSVTEGETIIDQFDGGYGIETGLGYDFGNIRTELTYKLIDNELKSAYLGNLGSTTSASGSVDAHLYLLSAYYDLKTSSRIKPYFGGGLGFGNLVIRDITETTSSGTLTTADDDVDVFAYHGKIGASYLANEKTDIFLEGVITRTDEFKYASNSYDPLTDIGVNLGIRYRF, from the coding sequence ATGTCAATTACAAGCAAAGTTGTCTCTTTGTGCACAGGAATATTTCTAACCACAACTGCAAGTCCAACACTCGCAGATGTCCTGCCGTCTAATGGAAGTGCTAACAAAGATGATGATAAAGGTTTTTATTTAACTGTCGGTGTCGGTTATCATCATCTTCAGAACGAAAAAGCAAAAGCAGGTCCGGATAGTTCAGTAACTGAGGGTGAAACAATAATCGATCAGTTTGATGGAGGTTATGGAATAGAAACTGGTCTTGGTTATGATTTTGGAAACATTAGAACAGAACTAACTTACAAATTAATCGACAATGAATTAAAAAGCGCTTATCTAGGCAACCTCGGAAGCACAACATCAGCAAGTGGTTCTGTTGATGCTCATTTATATCTGCTCAGTGCTTATTACGACCTCAAAACCTCCTCTCGTATTAAACCTTATTTTGGCGGCGGTTTGGGGTTTGGTAATCTTGTGATCAGAGACATTACTGAAACAACATCTAGCGGAACACTCACTACTGCTGATGATGATGTTGATGTTTTTGCTTATCACGGCAAAATTGGTGCTTCTTATCTCGCAAACGAAAAAACTGATATTTTTCTTGAGGGTGTAATTACACGAACAGATGAATTCAAGTATGCCTCAAATTCTTACGATCCTTTGACAGATATCGGAGTTAATTTAGGCATAAGATATCGTTTTTAA
- a CDS encoding methyltransferase domain-containing protein, translating to MLNSLLRLALETKVKVNYYFSNIYYPWKTYKKSSIDNAFYNDDKLRYRNYSSKDKFINLGAGSTFYHPRWTCLDFYKNGMNKIFPNYIPWDFTLEKPLPGLYKLVYCSHVFEHIPKQSSEKFIDNIFNSMQPGGILRMTLPDADLGYEAYSEGRYDVLQIWENKIAKSGINVDKEYYFEFLLLHCFATSKTWEFTPALAKSIRKAHKILSKSEFLDLLISGINSNVEDGQDHVNWFNYTKLEKLLIDKGFSKVYRSAYGQSKSPAMRDVPLFDEFIPCMTLYIEAVK from the coding sequence ATGCTCAATAGTTTACTAAGATTAGCTTTAGAAACTAAAGTAAAGGTCAATTATTACTTTTCCAATATATATTATCCATGGAAGACATATAAGAAATCATCTATCGATAACGCATTTTACAATGATGACAAACTAAGATATCGCAATTACTCTTCTAAAGATAAGTTTATAAATTTAGGAGCTGGTTCAACTTTCTATCATCCAAGATGGACTTGCTTAGATTTCTATAAAAATGGAATGAACAAAATCTTCCCGAATTATATTCCATGGGACTTTACACTTGAAAAACCTCTTCCAGGTTTATATAAGCTTGTATATTGTTCTCATGTATTTGAACATATACCCAAACAGTCAAGTGAAAAGTTTATAGATAATATATTTAATTCAATGCAGCCAGGAGGTATCTTGAGAATGACTCTACCAGATGCTGACTTAGGCTACGAAGCTTACTCTGAAGGAAGATATGATGTTCTACAAATTTGGGAAAATAAGATTGCTAAAAGTGGTATTAATGTTGATAAAGAATATTATTTTGAATTTCTTCTCTTACATTGTTTTGCTACATCTAAAACATGGGAGTTCACTCCTGCTCTTGCTAAAAGCATTCGTAAAGCTCACAAAATCTTGAGCAAAAGTGAGTTTCTTGATTTGTTGATTTCAGGAATAAATAGTAATGTTGAGGATGGGCAAGACCATGTCAACTGGTTTAATTATACTAAGCTGGAGAAATTACTTATAGATAAAGGTTTTTCTAAAGTTTATAGAAGTGCATATGGCCAATCTAAAAGTCCAGCAATGAGAGATGTTCCTTTGTTCGATGAGTTTATACCATGTATGACTCTTTATATAGAGGCAGTAAAATAA
- a CDS encoding 2Fe-2S iron-sulfur cluster-binding protein, whose amino-acid sequence MKSLHKVTIHYKKAGRTIIFDVPEGEYILRSFESHGEQLPFSCRNGCCTTCAVRVLSGEIDQTDGIGLSTEMISKGYALLCIAKAIGPVEVETQDEDEVYQLQFGKHVGNLDSHIGSPFDI is encoded by the coding sequence ATGAAGTCTCTACATAAAGTCACTATCCACTATAAAAAAGCTGGTCGAACTATTATTTTTGATGTTCCAGAGGGAGAATATATTCTACGCAGCTTCGAATCGCATGGAGAGCAATTGCCCTTTTCTTGTAGAAATGGCTGTTGTACAACATGTGCAGTAAGAGTTTTATCAGGAGAAATTGATCAAACTGATGGAATTGGCCTTTCAACAGAAATGATTTCTAAAGGCTATGCGCTCCTTTGCATTGCAAAAGCTATTGGACCTGTTGAGGTTGAGACTCAAGATGAAGATGAGGTTTATCAACTACAATTCGGTAAGCATGTGGGAAATCTAGATAGTCACATAGGTAGCCCATTTGATATATAG
- the acsF gene encoding magnesium-protoporphyrin IX monomethyl ester (oxidative) cyclase, giving the protein MTATASAAPATNNTTPGKNDLPPHLNENLLTPRFYTTEFEKAAKTDLDIAREDFEAMFKEMEADYNLKHFDRKASLDRLNELSPSDKAVYESYLVRSVVSEFSGFLLFKEISNRFKKAGRKELGEFFQFLSRDEARHAGFLGRALKAEGINVDLPNLGNKRAATFFPLSWVLYSLYLSEKIGYWRYILINRHLEANPDKACAPLFDFFEPWCQDENRHGDCINLMMRCWPGMTKGFRGKLLSRFFLWSVFLTHTLTVCERGDFYELLGIDPVLFDEEVIIQTNNTTRNAFPWVYKFEDGKFLKMRVQILNAFRNWRNSSGLAKPVALSKFVSLIIRQFALPMEKTNAVRYG; this is encoded by the coding sequence ATGACAGCAACTGCTTCTGCTGCCCCAGCTACTAACAATACTACTCCTGGGAAAAATGATCTTCCCCCTCATCTCAATGAGAATCTCCTAACACCACGTTTTTATACAACCGAATTCGAAAAGGCAGCCAAAACAGATCTGGACATTGCCAGAGAAGATTTTGAAGCAATGTTCAAAGAAATGGAGGCCGACTATAACCTCAAGCATTTCGATCGCAAGGCATCACTCGATCGCTTGAATGAACTGTCACCCTCTGATAAGGCTGTATATGAGAGCTACTTGGTCCGTTCTGTAGTATCTGAATTCTCTGGTTTCTTGCTTTTTAAAGAGATATCAAATCGATTTAAAAAGGCAGGGAGAAAAGAGTTAGGTGAGTTTTTTCAATTTTTATCTAGAGATGAAGCACGACATGCTGGTTTTCTTGGCCGAGCCCTAAAAGCAGAAGGAATCAATGTAGACCTCCCAAACTTAGGAAATAAGCGAGCTGCTACATTTTTCCCACTCAGCTGGGTGCTCTACTCCTTATATCTGTCAGAAAAAATTGGATATTGGCGCTACATCTTGATCAACAGGCACCTCGAGGCTAATCCAGATAAAGCTTGTGCTCCTTTGTTTGACTTCTTTGAGCCTTGGTGCCAAGACGAAAACCGACATGGTGACTGCATCAATCTAATGATGCGCTGCTGGCCAGGTATGACCAAAGGGTTTCGAGGCAAATTATTAAGCCGTTTTTTCCTGTGGAGTGTTTTTCTAACTCACACTCTCACTGTTTGCGAACGAGGAGATTTCTACGAGCTTTTAGGCATTGATCCTGTTCTCTTTGATGAAGAGGTCATAATCCAAACCAACAACACTACGCGTAACGCATTTCCTTGGGTATATAAGTTTGAGGATGGAAAGTTCCTCAAGATGCGTGTTCAAATTTTAAATGCATTCCGCAATTGGAGAAATAGCTCTGGACTAGCAAAGCCAGTAGCTCTCTCCAAATTTGTTTCATTAATTATTCGTCAGTTTGCATTACCTATGGAAAAAACAAATGCAGTTAGGTATGGATAA
- a CDS encoding outer membrane beta-barrel protein, whose translation MKNQASRFICAGIISCTCIVNPALAEESNTRKGFYLSSGIGKAHYQSSEINFDSSDVFGNWEYESNDWQFKFGVGYDFGNIRTEFEYGKDTFEYEDYSQNGADSTATGDLDLTTKSIRAFYDFNSNSKLSPYVGYGYGKSTYKNKGGTAAGDTTKIHTTDMDSQQLIIGATYELNQRSEIYTELSYEVTDNFRIGQNVHTANHNSYKQDGFEKIAMFTGLRYRF comes from the coding sequence GTGAAAAATCAGGCTAGTCGTTTCATTTGCGCTGGTATTATCTCTTGTACTTGCATTGTGAATCCTGCATTAGCTGAGGAGAGTAATACCAGAAAAGGTTTTTACTTGTCTTCTGGTATAGGCAAGGCTCATTATCAATCAAGTGAAATCAATTTTGATTCTTCTGATGTCTTTGGTAATTGGGAATATGAAAGCAATGATTGGCAGTTTAAATTTGGAGTTGGTTATGACTTTGGAAATATAAGAACCGAATTTGAATATGGGAAAGACACTTTTGAATATGAAGACTATAGTCAAAACGGAGCAGATTCAACGGCTACTGGAGATTTAGACTTAACTACAAAGTCAATTCGTGCTTTTTACGACTTTAATTCCAACTCTAAACTTTCACCTTATGTTGGATATGGCTATGGAAAATCTACATATAAAAATAAAGGAGGTACAGCTGCTGGGGATACAACAAAAATCCACACAACCGATATGGATAGTCAACAGTTAATAATTGGAGCAACATATGAATTAAATCAGAGATCTGAAATTTATACTGAATTAAGCTATGAAGTTACTGATAACTTTAGAATAGGACAGAACGTACATACAGCTAACCACAATAGTTATAAACAGGATGGCTTTGAAAAAATTGCAATGTTTACAGGCCTTAGATATCGCTTTTAG